agatcaCTTACGCCACTCAGTGGTTGCATTACGCGCAAACGTTAATCCAGACTCACAAGATACAGCATGTAGCTGTTGTGCTGCTTGGAAATGAGCAGTGCAACAATGAATGGATTCAACCATACCTGAAAAGACACGGAGGATTTGTAAATCTGCTCTTTGTAACATATGACTATACATTGGTAAATGAAGAAGATATTTTCCAGTGGCCTTTAGGAGTAGCTACGTAAGTGCTGTAGacaaaaattacaatttaaacTTAATTGCTATATGTGAGGTATGGAAAATACATCTGAATGTTACTGCTGGTTCTCAAAATGATTAAGTAAATTGTAGAACTTGGTCCTAgtaatgtttttctaaatgaagcAGTGGAATCTTTGGAAATCAGatttaacaattaaaataataacatagAAAAAGAAGGCTAGGATTtagagagctttaaaaaaaaaaaaggaacctgtGTCTAGTGGGGTTTTAGGTTTGACTATTTCTTCAGTAGATTTGCTCTTGAGATTTATTGTAACTGCTGATGTAATATGTGCATGAGGATTTAAAAGGTATTTATGTGAAAAGGTTCCAACTACTGCTTGTTTAGGACAGGAAAGCGTTGGTACTGGCAGTACTTTTTTTAACCCCTGCTTTGGCTCTCAAAAGGAAATTGGACGCCTCCCATTTGGGATTAGTACACGCCAGTATCACAGTAGCATAAACTGGCTTAACTGCTTACTCACAAAACCTTTTTGTTATACTTAGTGCTCAGACTGTTTATGTGGAGTAGATACCTGTTTGGTTCGGTTAGCTGCATTCCTTCCTTGTTTACTCCATATTAACAGAGTTAATACAGTTTTGGCTACTTACTGTGGtaatacaagaagaaaagaatttgggaTTATTTTCATAGCTTGTGTTGTATTTGAATTTAGTATCCTGTAGTCTGCAGTCTGCAAATTGTATGGAGTTTTATACATAGTTGAACGTGCTCGCAGTGCCATTGAAATATACTAAATCTGAATTCTTGATAGTGTCAGAGAATTGATGGTGTTCTCTCCAGTTGGTTGGGATTTCATAAGCAAAAAGAAGTCGAGTTTTGAGATGCCAAGATTAAGAggatagagaagaaaaaggaacaacagTTAGAGTAATAAACTCAGGTACAAAGCTGGATGGGGTAAGATAGATCCGGTATCAGGATGGGGCTTTGCCCTTTGTACACGAACAGTTGCAAAAATTGTTAAAGTTATGCAAATGGGCCAAATTTTCcaagggaagagggaaaaggaagatgtaggatgctgcaaaaatatttggaatgaaaaaaacGGTTCTCTGAGAGTAGGTAAATCAACATTCCTCAGGTAGAAGAACTAAGAAACagctgttcattaaaaatatgggATGGTCAGAAAAGTGAGTATGCGTTCAGAACTATTAATGACAATTAAGAAatcactgtgaaataaaaaagagaacaCCTCTGAAAACAATAAAGAGTTGGTATCAGggtgtattttttattccaaaaaaaagaaataacagggAAGTAAAGAACAGTGATCCCTCTAAAATAATGACATTGGAAGGAATCTCCATCTTAATTTGAGAATGTTAAGGAGCAGAAAAAAGGACTTTCTACCATTCATCTGttccaaaaatataaaataaaactaactttatttaatgaaaaagttaGTGCCAACCCTTCTGCTGAAGCGGTTTTTCACTAGCTGACCAAAATTCCTGACGTAAGATTTGAAaaatcagtcaaaaaaaaaaacaacaacttgaCATAATGAAAATGTGTCTAAAAAGATAACGTATAGCTCACATTGGATCCCAGGATTTTGCACTGGTGTTGTTGAGTCCTAAAAGcaaagttgaatagcttgtaCAGCAAGCTGTTTAGTAGCCGAAGATTAATGAATGCAACCAGGTCACagtgacatttttccttttgagaggTTGCCACTGTATTTCAGCTGATGAACATGCCCAGAGATTCAGGTAACTGAGACTTCGACTCCATAATTGCCATTATTCTGGCCTTTTCAGTCAAAACTAGTGGTTGCATCCAGAACAGAGGGTTTCAGAAAAGTGTGTCTCTGAAGGATGTTTATAGCATGCATACGTAATTTCTTTGATGTCAAGACAGAACAGAAGTCTTCAGAGACATCGAGAAGAGAGTGGTTGGAACAGAGGGAATGAAGATCAACTTTTAGGACAGGACTTGCACTGGTTTGCTTATAGATACAGATTGGTAACAAACAGGTGTTTTTAGTCTTAGAATTTTCTATGGCAAACATGAAATagtgcaaaatgtattttctcttgaCATAAAACATGCCATTATCTAATGTGTACATTGTTTTTACAGCTACAGAAATTTTCCAGTTGTAGAACCCAGCTGGTCAATGCTACACGATCCAAGGTCATATCTATGTAATTTCCTAGGAACAATTTATAAGAACTCTTCGAGGGAAACTCTAATGGAAATACTGAAGCAGGATGGACTTGATAAGCTTTGCTGGATTGCAGCCAGAGAACAGTAAGACTCTGATTTACTTCATGAAAATACTCTGACATTTTTGCTTAGTTCATTCATTATTAACAATCCTTTCTTGAATTTTAAGAAACAGTGCAATTAAAGGTAACCAGTcataattaaaagtaataataataaagaaagagagagaacattGTCAGGATTCTTTGTATAAGGCTTCATATCATTACAAcctttctgctgaaatattttaaataaagaatattttaaaatatctaggAAGATCAATGTATACTGCATAGGAAgaccatctcttttttttttccttacatataTTTGATTATGATAGGAGAAGAAATACTTGTCTTGCACCTTGTATGTCTTAATATCTTACCAGAAGAAAAACGCAGCTATATTTTGTGTTCCATGCAAGGGTGATTTAATCTGAACAATATTGCTCTTTTTTGCTCCAAATAGGTAGAGCAGATGTCTTGAGTAACAGGAATAGGGTTCTGatagtttttcttaattttgccAAGCAACATCTGTAAAATGATTGATAGTAGGCACAGCAGTGCTTAGGAAAACCTCTGCTACCCTGATGAAGAGCCTCAGGAGATGAATAGTGTCTGTGGCATAAACCCTTACCTCACAGACATTCTGAGGCACTCCAGGCAGACTGACAGTTAACAGACTGCTTTACATGCTAGAGCAGAAGGATGTAAAAAGCAAGCCTCTACTGATTTGAAGTatttaagaccaaaaaaaattcATTGGGAAGTTCATCAAGTGTTTCCCTGTATGTCTACTGTGAAGATATGCATCATCCGAGTCACGCATAATATGTAAAACAGAGTTTCAATTTGCTTCTTACAGttctaaatattaataatttcctAAAAGGACTTTACCTAAGTTGTGTTGCAATCTGTTTTTAACAGtgacattttcaataaaatttttAGAAGACTCTTTAAGTATAGttaagtaaaaagtaaaagccTATTAATTGTATGTATAATAGGAATTTTTTACATTCACAACACTTCTGAttttataaataactgaaatgaaagcatatCTCTACTTTTCATTGTAATGAGtatgggaaaaatattaatgttcaACCCCTTTACTTTCCTAGGTGGCAGCCtcaagaaacaaatgaaagtttCAAAAACTATCAGGATGCCTTGCTGCAGAGTGATCTGACATTGTGCCCAGTGGGAATAAATACAGAATGCTATAGGATTTACGAAGCTTGTTCGTATGGATCCCTGCCTGTTATAGAAGATGTAATGACACCTGGTGATTGCGGAAATTCATCAATGTACCACAGTGCTCCATTACAATTATTGAAAACCATGGGGGCTCCatttatctttattaaaaactgGAAAGAGCTTCCTGCTgttctagaaaaagaaaaaaaaatgagcttaCAAGAAAAgattcaaaggagaaaaaagcttaTAGAGTGGTATCAAAACTTCAAAGCATGGATGAGACAGAAATTCATTAATACTTTGGAAAATTCATTTCTGCCCAGTGATAAAGGATAaaattcccttttaaaaatctagAACAGATTGAAAGCTTAATTTCCATTAACTTTCTGAGGAagcttttattcaaaaaaagaaacctcacGAGGCAGGTGCATTCCTTTTGAAGTCAACAGAGTTGGGCTAGCTTAGCCCGGAGCTATGTTTGGCCCTCCATCCGTAACAATTTCCAGAAAGAATGTTAATGTAGAGGGATGGTAGCCTGTAAGGGTGGCAGCAATTTTATGTCTATTTTTACAATTTCTGTGCTGACGTGTAACGTGGTAaatttctttaggaaaatatCTTTGAGCATGTGAACTTGTTAAAAATCCAACGTGAGAACAACAGTTGTTTCTGAGGAAAAGATAAGAAGGAAGGCTGTGTTGAACAGAATAATGTAttacaaatgctgaaaaaaaacgTATTGTTATAACAAAATTACCAGGTTTAGCACAATCAGTAAGGTATCTCCTGGTAGGTGttggttttgaaaatgtgaaCTGTTTACTTAATTGACATGTTTCATTTCCAAGAAAGTGGTCATAAAGCTAATTAAACACTGTcgaataaaaatgtatatttcaaGGTAAAAACAGAGAActctttctttgaaatattacCTCGCAATGTATTTCCCCTTTAATTTCAGATAtcaaaatgtctttcatttccGTGTAGTTTTAGGACATACCTTTCCGAAGCTCCGCTGAGGGAGCACTCATTACCTGCAGTTACAGCTGCACGTCCTGAACACTTGGCCTTCAACATGAACGTGCATGTGGCTTATCTGATTTCTAAAACTCTGCTGAAACCTATCAGCTCCAAAAGATGACAGAAATGCAATATTGCATGTTTATGACAGTTTTCATTAAACGTAGTGAAAGGGATCTGTTATTGTTCTTGTACATGAGAAATGAGTACATGCTATTATCTTCTGTGTGTTTGGCTGAGCCAACACTGTTTAAAAGCCAACTGTTTAAAAGCCAGTGTGACTGTTCTGCTAAGTGGTATTAATTAGCGTAACAATCTGTCTAGTTCTGGAATATGTATCATACAAGAGCACttcattagtatttttttcaattttcttgcatcctttctgttaaaaaaaaacatataaaagcaCTGGGTTTTAGTTCACTAACAGCAAATGATACACACAGTGGCTGTACCAGATCTACAATAAGGTATGGCTCAGAGCACATAGATTTTAGGATCTTGCATTCCCGATGCAGTTAGTAGACAAACAGATGTTCTCAGAAGACAAATAAGTTAAATTCAAATAAGCTAAGCTGCATGCCTAAGATATATTTCCTGTGACTATCCCCCACCCATTCTAGCAGAAGCATCATGCAATTGCAATACAATGCAAATGTATTCCATTCTGCTGAAGCTGGAAGTACAGTTATTACAATTCAGGACTGAGTTGATGAACCTTGCTTAGAGGAGGAGCTTGCTGGATCAAATTTACAAGAAATTTCCATACTGAGGATCTAAAGCCACCATCTGCACAGTAGTACACACAGCATTAAGAGGGTTAGAGAAAGCTTGGTGCTCTGCAGTAGTGAAATGTCACTGCTGTAATTTCCCTGTACTAGAATCTTTCTCCAAAAGCTACAGAATGTGGAGCAGTGATCTAGAGCAGTACGTTTTCAGTACGTAACAGGCGCTCCTGAAGGATTTAAATGgacttcaaaacaaacaaacaaaaaaaaacagctgagagTCTCTATCAGTCAGCCTAGATTTTTATCTAGTGTTGGTAACTCCTATAAATTTGGTGGTGTGCAAGGTAAAGTTTGAAAAGCAGCTCAGTGTGTTAGTCACCAGTAGTGCTATTCACGTGTTCATTTATAAGTAAACGTGTGAGATTATTTCTGAACTTGTGTGGCAATTATATCTTAAGGGAGAACACAAGGTGCATCAGAGTTTTATCAGAATTTCACACAGCTACTTGCCTGTTCTTGAAGTTGAAGGAGGAGTACTTCACATTTTATCTATGTTTAGCCAAGTCTTGACACTTCAAATTCACCTGCTTCAGTCCAACAGGAATTAGTACTAAAAGTTTTTTCCTTGCGTTCTATTTCTAATGCTAATGGAGCAAAGAGAGCAAACCATCTGCAAGACGGGAAGGTTCTTAACACATCAACCAGGTGctagtattttttcccccttattcCACTGTATAATTTGTGAGGGAGATTGTAGTTCTGTTTTTACTTCCTAatcttttcttggaaaaaattGTCAAATCTGCGCTCTGTTTGGATCTTCTGACTTCTCTTTCCTTACCCCATAGCCCCATTGCCTTATCTCCACCAACTCCACGCACTTTGCTCCATTATAACAGCCCCGGGACCTTCTGCGTGTTCTAAGGCATTGCCCTGgtgggggctctgcagggagctggcaggTAAGCAATACCACTGGGTTCTGCATGCCTGGGCTCGTCACATCCACTGTTGTTCGTGCAGGCAGTGTTTGTGCAAGTGGGAGCATTACAGATCTGGAAGTGGGAAGAGAGAGAGCTCACATGATTGTGATTGTTCGTAAGGACCGATACCCCACTCCAAAGTGTGGTTTTCCCTGGAAGAGGGAAAATTtgaagcaggaggagcagcttgTTTTGGTAGCTCTGGTATAAGATCCAACATGCCACAAATTGCAGGGGAAGGTGAAGTCTGTGCTCGTGCATATAGGGTGGGAGGATAGAAAACAAGAACTAGCAAGAAGCACGGCATAAGGGACCTtggcaaaaaatgttttgaaactgcaggaagaaagagagggaggagtGCAAGAAATTGGAGATAAAGTCTCATCAGTGGTAGAGGAAACTAGTTTAAAAGAAGGGAAGCAGTTAAGCCATTGGAGAAAAAGTTTACCAGCTGCAAGGTGTGTCCTGGTGGGAGTACATGATATCTGCTGGTAGTGAGAAGTTGAAGGATCAATTTAGTTTTTTAATACGGAGAGGAAAAttcatgctttgtttttgcaattaGCCCTCTGGTTCAAGGTTGGGATGGTGAAGTAAGGCTTTCCAGAGCGTGACCACACATCCCACCTGTCAGAGAGGCAGCACTGAGGAGAACCAAGCATTTCTTGAACCAGGAATGCTGACTGTAGCATCACATATTGTATGATTGCCTTGCTGTAAGAGGAACCAGATCTAGTGTCTCACAATTTACTCTActtttgtctttcttatatGATTCTGAACCTGTTAGGAATGGCAGCGAACATATGGTGTGACCTGGTTAAAAGGCCAGCTCTAGAGCAAtatatttccaaagaaatgtTACCAGTGTTTATCACTGTTGGTAGTCCTGTAGATAAGGCAGTACCTTGCAAAGGGTCAGGCTCTTGATTGTTTATCATTCTTGGACACTAAAGCTGGTGTATATTccaatatttatgtatttcagtgTTGTCAGATATCATCCTTCAATGACTGAAAAGAACGTTGCAAATGGAAGTTTTGAAGAAGCCTTTCTCACAGCAATTGTTCAGTATGAATTAGGGCCGCTATATGCTGGTATCAGCAGTTTCTCTCTTGGCCTATTGGCCTTACCAAAACACTTggaaaactacaaaaataaaatcctgttaCATCTTGGCAAACCTTCCATGTTAGTACTAACCTCCAAGCTGGGCAGactcagcagcagcttccacTTGACAGAGTCCTAAAATACTTCCAGGCATTCTTCCTACTGGGACGGGAGAAATGAAAGACAGTAGAACAAgattatgtttattttggcaTGTCCTTGAAGGCTGAtgatgggagaaagaaaagtatttcagatcCAAATCCaattttcttccaggaaaattGCTACCATAAGGCATGTCGGGACTGCCATTTTCCAATAGCTAAGAAAGAATCTAATGTTTGTGTAGTGCTCCCAGTCCAATACAAAGGGTTTGATGAATCAGCCAAAAAAGTAAAGCTGACCTCATGAAAATGTGCCTGAAAGGATGACATAGAGTTTACACTGGATCCCAGGACTTTGTGttgattttgttgctttctgaGTCCACAAAGATAAGTTAAATAGGCTGTACAATGAGCCGTCCTGGGATCAGTCCAAAAGTGGTGCTGTAAAAGCCGTGCTGTGCAGCAAAACCAACAGGAGTTCTGTGCTCTcgttctttcttctcctcccagaAGCTGATGCAGTCACAGAGAATTGCACAGATTTCTCGTTAATCACCAGCCGATAAATCACCACTGCTAATCCTCCTGATAAGGAAACAGCTTGCAAAAGGTCATGCTACTGATTATCTTTGCCACCTAATTCTCTGGGTGGGTCAAATTTCAGGATTTCTTCAGTGTCTcccaaacaataaaaaacagtaactgGGCAGGTAGTTTTATCTTGCcaatataaatacttttctcaTCTTTACTACAAATCTGAACGCAGAGGACTGCTTGAATGTTAAAATTGTGACTCCGGTTTTAAAGAACTTAAAAGCTGAAAAGGCGCTAGAGGTGAGATTCAAGGGCTGAATACCTATGTGCATTTCTGATGTACTTCGttcaaaatttgaaagaaaatgcatctgaGCACTGAAACTACACGTCACTAACAGGGTGAGAGCAAAGTACATGGTGTTAGTCCCCTAGGGTCTGGTGCTTCAGTGGGGCCAGTATTTTAAGTGTCTCTGATTCACAATCCCATAAAGAGGCCTCAGCCTTCAGGTGAAACTGctacacattttgaaaatcaagaACCTTTCCAGATTTCTCTAGTTCAGTAACCAAAAGCTGCTCACCAGTTTTGAAAGGCTGGTCACACCGCCAGGCATTTGTGTGGTAACACACCTTGCCTCCTGACAGGCTGATAGCTCTGGCATCATGTGCCTTGCTATGCACCTCTCCGAGCCCCCTTGGGACCTGAGTGCAGTTCAGTGGGTGCTGCCATGCCAGAACACGAGGTATTtacctggaatactgtgtccagttctgggctccccagtacaagaaagacggggatctcctggaaagagtccagcggagggcaacaaagatgatacggggcctggagcatcttccctgtgaggaaagactgagagacctgggcctgttcagccttgagaagagaagactgagagggaatctcatcaatgtttacaaatatcttaagtgtgaGAGACAGTGGGATTtagccaacctcttttcagtggtttgtggggacaggacaaggggcaatggccacaaaatggagcccaggaagttccgcaccaacatgcgaaagaacttcttcacggtgagggtgacggagcactggaacaggctgcccagggaggttgtggagtctccttctctggagatattcaaggcccgtctggatgcctacctgggcaacctgctctacGGAACCTGCGTTGGATGGGGGTTTGACCCAATGATCTcccaaggtcccttccaacccctacaattctgtgattctgtggtatTTCTGATCTGTTGTCCTACAACACAGATGTGTTCAGCGAGGCAAGCTGTCCTAGCTCATGACTCACTCTCTCAGCCAATCTTACACCAGCCTAATCGCAGAAGGATGATTTTAGGTAAACATCCTCAAATTGCTTCCTATTTGATATtctgcacagcccagcctggcaATCCACACTTTGTGATTTTCAGGTGACATTCCatgatcttcatttttttaacctttaggAATATGCCATTTTTAGCTTGGGCTgcattcttaaaacaaacagaacagaactgaaGCATTGTACACAGGTTCCatgaaatgcatgttttcaaaacatgagatgcaaaacaaatgcatcaAACAGAAATGAGTCATTCACTAAGATCCAGATGAGGACATGGCTCATTGAAATAAAGCAAGTTGTGCAGGTGGccacaaataaaggaaaatgagtcTCTGAATGACTGAAATTAGCCCGATTCTTCCAAATGAAGTTATTCAAATGGCATAAATCTGTTAAATGTCATATATGAAGTTTGCTGTATCTAAGGAGTGTTGTTCAGGGCCCAAAATGCACGATTTCCACGTAAGtgatttatcttcttttttctttctgcaacagAGTTCTTTCCTGAAGAATAACAGTAGTCCCTGGCCACGAGAGGAGATCCATCTCAAGTAATATTTATGATGGGCGATGCAATGTTTTCCTCTCTAGctgcttatttaaaatcatagaatcatccaggctggaaaagacctttaggATCATGAAGTCCTGACCTACATTTAGTACATTTTGGAATTTGTGGGATCATGGCACCTGACAACCCTCATCAGCAGGCAGGCTGCCACAGTGCTAGATGCTAACACACAAAATACTCTTGGAGGTGGGGTTCCCCAGGTTCAAGTCttagggcagggctgggcagagcagggacagcGCAGGTTTCTTTTGTCATGGTGGAAAGCTGcgaataataaataaatcttgaaaTTTTGTATGAGACGTGAAAACAGTCCTATGCTGTAGAAGACAGAGTAAACCATTTCTGCCTAAAGAAACTCAAAAGACCCAAAGAAGGCTCCCTGACAGTCTGGGTGGGGCTTTAGCACCAAACCAGATTGATTTTCTcccctttcatttttgttttctctttctcatactgactgtgttttctgttgaatGGCATCTCATCTAAATCACACGATGCTGGAAGCAGCCAAACTATCTGAACACTAAAACATGCAATGTAGGAGTGCAAGCTGATAGTGGTGGTGGAACGTAGCAGCCCTGTTAGGACCTTGGTTGATGGTGAGGGGTTTTACAGGAGAAGGAACATGCTCTATGAATGAACTGAACTAAATTTCAAGATAAAATGCATAGGAGTTTTTGATAGCCTTATTACTTGATTTGCTTATAAGTTAAATTAAGCAATTGTTACTTCAGGTGTAGCAGGAAGAGATTTCTTTATAtccttaaataaaaagaattgtaTCAGAAACTAAGCATTTTTTAGCAATAGTCTGTCGTCTGCCACCACTGTGTACATGGAAAAGCAGGTAGTTTGATTTCAAGATACTTTTAGTTTCCTCAAACACAGCCCAGCCATCTTCAGCTCGTGGATTCTCTTTTTGAATCTCCTGGGGGAAACAGAAAATCAAGGACAGATGTTTTTCACCTAAGAGAGGTGGGAATGTACTGATTAATTGCTGTAGGGATTTAAATTGTGCTTCATGCTTCCTTCAAGTGCTAGCAGAAATTTAAGACAGTCAGTGACATGCACTCTCTGGTATGCAGCCTGTAATTTCATATTGCTGTTGCTGGAGGGTTCACTTTATTCATTTAATAGCAATTTATCAATTTCTATCAATGCAGCCCCTTGCTGATGATTGTACAGGGCATCATGATTGCTTTACCAGGAAAAATAAGTAGTCTTGCTCAGCCTAAAACTGCAGACAATATACCAGCTGGTGAGTATACATGCAGGAATTTGCAAGTTATGCCATGTTGTACcgattttccttccttcccccgtCTAATCAGACTCTGATTGTTTCTTCTTGTATGTCTctcttattcttttattttcttccctgtgccCTATAAAATGAGCTGAACTGATTTTACCCCGCTGACCCTCTTTTCATGttgttattttcagattatAGCA
This genomic window from Cygnus olor isolate bCygOlo1 chromosome 1, bCygOlo1.pri.v2, whole genome shotgun sequence contains:
- the RXYLT1 gene encoding ribitol-5-phosphate xylosyltransferase 1 isoform X2, with translation MCCCAVLCFITGPSVVPGYFSVEAENVVLVLNGREKAKITYATQWLHYAQTLIQTHKIQHVAVVLLGNEQCNNEWIQPYLKRHGGFVNLLFVTYDYTLVNEEDIFQWPLGVATYRNFPVVEPSWSMLHDPRSYLCNFLGTIYKNSSRETLMEILKQDGLDKLCWIAAREQWQPQETNESFKNYQDALLQSDLTLCPVGINTECYRIYEACSYGSLPVIEDVMTPGDCGNSSMYHSAPLQLLKTMGAPFIFIKNWKELPAVLEKEKKMSLQEKIQRRKKLIEWYQNFKAWMRQKFINTLENSFLPSDKG
- the RXYLT1 gene encoding ribitol-5-phosphate xylosyltransferase 1 isoform X1, producing MRGARKRLCSALLLAYGLFSLYAAYTVFLRPRRPAALRPPHRDRRGPRDIDHVSLGNEEWNPWEADEKNEQIASQQRYENNIKMIKNARSHLEQTNLRVQIWGKAAIGLYLWQHIFEGHLEPADVTAPWREGSQKAGKTYFSFITGPSVVPGYFSVEAENVVLVLNGREKAKITYATQWLHYAQTLIQTHKIQHVAVVLLGNEQCNNEWIQPYLKRHGGFVNLLFVTYDYTLVNEEDIFQWPLGVATYRNFPVVEPSWSMLHDPRSYLCNFLGTIYKNSSRETLMEILKQDGLDKLCWIAAREQWQPQETNESFKNYQDALLQSDLTLCPVGINTECYRIYEACSYGSLPVIEDVMTPGDCGNSSMYHSAPLQLLKTMGAPFIFIKNWKELPAVLEKEKKMSLQEKIQRRKKLIEWYQNFKAWMRQKFINTLENSFLPSDKG